One region of Paucibacter aquatile genomic DNA includes:
- the leuD gene encoding 3-isopropylmalate dehydratase small subunit, whose protein sequence is MDKFTLHQGLVAPMDRENVDTDAIIPKQFLKSIKRSGFGPNLFDEWRYLDAGEPGQDPASRRPNPDFVLNQARYAGASVLLARANFGCGSSREHAPWALEQYGFRALIAPSFADIFFNNCFKNGILPIVLPESQVARLFDEVHAFPGYQLSIDLPRQVVVKPDGTELPFEVQAFRKFCLLGGFDDIGLTLRHADKIKAFEAERLAAKPWLKHQLSA, encoded by the coding sequence ATGGATAAATTCACCCTGCACCAGGGCCTCGTCGCCCCCATGGACCGCGAGAACGTCGACACCGACGCCATCATCCCCAAGCAGTTCCTCAAGTCCATCAAGCGCAGCGGCTTCGGCCCTAACTTGTTCGATGAGTGGCGCTATCTGGATGCCGGCGAGCCCGGCCAGGACCCGGCCAGCCGCCGCCCCAACCCCGATTTCGTGCTCAACCAGGCGCGCTATGCCGGCGCTTCGGTGCTGTTGGCGCGCGCCAATTTCGGCTGCGGCTCCAGCCGCGAGCATGCGCCCTGGGCGCTGGAGCAGTACGGCTTTCGCGCCCTGATCGCGCCCAGCTTCGCCGACATCTTCTTCAACAACTGCTTCAAGAACGGCATCCTGCCCATCGTCTTGCCCGAGTCGCAAGTGGCGCGGCTGTTCGACGAAGTGCATGCCTTCCCGGGCTACCAGCTGAGCATCGATCTGCCGCGCCAGGTGGTAGTCAAGCCGGACGGCACGGAGCTGCCCTTCGAGGTGCAGGCCTTCCGCAAGTTCTGCTTGCTGGGCGGTTTCGACGACATCGGCCTGACCCTGCGCCATGCCGACAAGATCAAGGCCTTCGAGGCCGAGCGCCTGGCCGCCAAGCCCTGGCTCAAGCACCAGTTGTC